In the genome of Flaviflexus ciconiae, one region contains:
- a CDS encoding Rv2175c family DNA-binding protein yields MNSVLPDQMSLPEVADALNVRLRDVRTMISDQRLLATRPSGPLVVTSDQLVESDNGWEVLGNLRGTLVLLADSGFSDDEAHDWLHRFNNELEATPMDALHDGKHRAVRRVASALAY; encoded by the coding sequence GTGAACTCTGTCTTGCCCGATCAGATGTCCCTTCCCGAGGTTGCAGACGCGCTCAATGTGCGGCTCCGAGACGTGCGAACGATGATTTCTGACCAACGTCTTCTCGCTACGCGGCCTAGCGGTCCTCTTGTTGTCACAAGCGATCAGCTTGTCGAATCTGATAACGGCTGGGAGGTTCTTGGTAACCTCCGTGGCACGCTGGTCCTGTTGGCCGACAGTGGCTTCAGTGATGACGAAGCGCACGACTGGCTACACCGCTTTAATAATGAGCTTGAGGCAACCCCCATGGATGCCCTGCACGACGGGAAGCACCGAGCCGTGCGCCGGGTAGCCTCGGCCCTCGCCTACTGA
- a CDS encoding polyprenyl synthetase family protein, translated as MHESLPSIISDRTLDALKGYGFPDADRALLQSFTDPTLNLLGGGKRVRGLLSIAGAMCTTGIEPSDSAFEVAAAVEIFQGAALVHDDIMDDSPTRRGQPAVHVAFASNFENSDLVGDSAMFGRDAGICSGDFLLALASSHMLKHASMPANQRFQTMCAEVAFGQFLDIRAENIDLIALLDGDNPREALLAARQDAFSVLRHKSARYSVRDPLLIGADAAGADETLLDTLNRIGSPLGEAFQLRDDALGVAGNPARTGKPTGGDLREGKRTVLILTTLARLAGTPEATEIARALGQDLTDTQVRDITAAIVDCGAWDEHEELIAERERAAQLAWEELPAGPGKDLLDQLMQRLTNRKH; from the coding sequence ATGCATGAGTCCCTTCCCTCGATAATTTCCGATCGCACCCTTGACGCTTTGAAAGGGTATGGTTTTCCGGACGCGGATCGGGCTCTGCTCCAGTCCTTTACCGACCCAACGTTGAACCTCCTGGGTGGCGGTAAGCGGGTGCGCGGACTCCTGTCGATCGCTGGCGCCATGTGCACAACCGGGATCGAACCCTCTGACAGCGCTTTTGAAGTGGCCGCTGCAGTCGAAATCTTCCAGGGCGCGGCCCTTGTCCATGACGACATCATGGATGATTCCCCCACGAGGCGCGGACAGCCAGCCGTTCACGTGGCCTTTGCCAGCAACTTTGAGAACTCGGACCTTGTTGGCGACTCGGCAATGTTTGGACGGGATGCGGGAATCTGCTCTGGCGACTTCCTTCTCGCCCTCGCTTCCTCCCACATGCTGAAGCATGCCTCGATGCCGGCCAATCAGCGTTTCCAAACAATGTGCGCCGAGGTGGCGTTCGGACAGTTCCTCGACATTCGCGCCGAGAACATCGATCTCATTGCACTCCTGGACGGAGACAATCCGCGCGAGGCCCTTCTTGCGGCCCGGCAGGATGCTTTCTCAGTTCTTCGCCACAAGTCGGCGCGCTACTCGGTGCGCGATCCCCTCCTCATTGGTGCGGACGCCGCCGGAGCAGACGAAACGTTGCTCGACACCCTGAACAGAATCGGCTCACCCCTCGGTGAGGCCTTCCAGCTACGGGATGACGCCCTCGGTGTTGCAGGTAACCCGGCACGGACCGGCAAGCCCACCGGTGGCGATCTGCGCGAAGGTAAGCGAACCGTCCTTATCCTCACCACGCTTGCTCGCCTCGCAGGAACTCCGGAAGCAACCGAGATCGCACGCGCGCTCGGCCAGGATCTCACCGACACCCAGGTGCGGGACATAACGGCAGCCATTGTCGACTGCGGCGCCTGGGACGAGCACGAGGAACTCATTGCCGAACGCGAACGTGCCGCCCAGCTCGCGTGGGAGGAACTCCCTGCCGGCCCCGGCAAGGACCTGCTCGACCAGCTCATGCAGCGGCTAACCAACAGGAAGCACTGA
- a CDS encoding DUF4192 family protein yields the protein MRATQPGVIPLAHLSYAAVEAMDYETSGKLALIRTNDQLVAEVRILDMEYWKEVEAPEPAESAIALIFPDTHDLSDPELLKITRALHKLKGEGGFSWDVIISHGGVRFRIYSNHGWLDEPESDAMTNDRLDTLIEAFDGPRPEGSGPMFSLDDAEEADDQWRLALQEELEGTPPTATPATGSLQMGSIRDTIIVWAVGKPGADNIEVGQAFVPPSYPPDRTRIDAALTLLAKRVGEPDGVHALACAAYLAWWCGYSRLATHLYFRAKSTRVKSRLADLVWTALQQGIVPPWWKSEDEEEDRPPRE from the coding sequence ATGAGAGCAACGCAACCCGGGGTCATCCCCCTCGCACATTTGTCATACGCAGCCGTCGAAGCCATGGACTACGAAACCAGCGGCAAGCTCGCACTGATCCGAACGAATGATCAGCTCGTTGCCGAGGTCCGCATCCTCGACATGGAGTACTGGAAGGAAGTGGAGGCCCCCGAACCAGCCGAAAGCGCAATTGCATTAATTTTCCCCGACACGCACGACCTCAGCGACCCGGAGCTTCTCAAGATCACACGAGCGCTTCACAAACTCAAGGGAGAGGGCGGCTTCTCCTGGGATGTCATCATCTCGCACGGCGGTGTCCGCTTCCGCATCTACTCCAATCACGGTTGGCTTGACGAACCAGAATCTGACGCGATGACGAACGACCGCCTCGACACCTTGATCGAGGCCTTCGACGGGCCACGGCCGGAAGGTAGCGGCCCAATGTTCAGCCTCGACGATGCTGAAGAAGCTGACGATCAGTGGCGTCTCGCGCTCCAAGAAGAATTGGAGGGCACACCACCCACGGCCACTCCCGCCACCGGATCGCTGCAAATGGGGTCAATAAGGGACACGATCATCGTCTGGGCCGTCGGCAAGCCCGGTGCGGACAACATCGAAGTGGGCCAGGCCTTCGTGCCGCCCAGCTATCCACCCGACCGAACCCGCATCGACGCCGCCCTGACGCTCCTCGCCAAAAGAGTAGGAGAACCCGACGGAGTACACGCCCTCGCGTGCGCCGCGTACCTCGCCTGGTGGTGCGGCTACTCCCGGCTCGCCACTCATCTCTACTTCCGTGCCAAATCGACACGCGTCAAGAGCCGATTGGCAGACCTCGTGTGGACCGCCCTGCAACAGGGAATCGTCCCGCCTTGGTGGAAGTCCGAAGACGAGGAAGAAGACCGCCCTCCGCGCGAATAG
- the gcvT gene encoding glycine cleavage system aminomethyltransferase GcvT yields MSLNVTALETKHLELGATMTDFAGWNMPLRYTSDREEHTAVRERAGMFDLSHMGQIRVEGPDAGAVLDYSLVNILSGMPIGRARYSLMVDQAGGIIDDLIVYRNDDTDFLVIANGANRLTVADELTSRSAAIEARVAIQDNTESRCLIAVQGPASLDILLSIIDEEDRAAVAELGYYRHGRYALAGVPIHLARTGYTGERGYEVMADANAAIQLWDIIATAGEAHGLQPCGLSARDTLRLEAGMPLYGNELSRDVTPAGAGQGRVVKLDHEFVGAQALRSHGDPATSLYGLVGEGRRAARAGSLIRIDGEDVGEITSGVLSPTLGYPIALALLKPGIGEGQAVVADVRGKDQPMTVTALPFYQSNN; encoded by the coding sequence ATGAGCTTGAATGTGACTGCCCTGGAGACCAAGCACCTCGAACTTGGTGCGACGATGACGGATTTTGCGGGATGGAACATGCCGCTCCGTTACACCTCCGACAGGGAGGAACACACCGCGGTCCGTGAACGGGCTGGCATGTTCGACCTGTCCCACATGGGCCAGATTAGAGTGGAAGGCCCCGACGCGGGAGCGGTCCTCGACTATTCGCTCGTCAACATCCTGTCGGGAATGCCGATTGGTCGAGCCCGCTACTCGCTCATGGTCGACCAGGCCGGCGGCATCATCGACGACCTCATCGTCTACCGCAATGACGACACCGACTTCCTCGTCATAGCTAACGGCGCCAACCGGCTCACGGTCGCCGACGAACTCACCAGCCGCTCCGCCGCCATCGAAGCCCGCGTCGCCATCCAGGACAACACCGAATCCCGCTGCCTCATCGCCGTCCAAGGCCCCGCCAGCCTCGACATCCTCCTCTCCATCATCGACGAAGAGGACCGCGCAGCGGTCGCTGAACTCGGCTACTACCGGCACGGCAGGTATGCGCTCGCGGGCGTCCCGATCCACCTCGCCCGCACCGGTTACACGGGTGAGCGCGGCTACGAGGTGATGGCGGACGCGAACGCAGCGATCCAGTTGTGGGACATCATCGCCACGGCGGGGGAGGCTCACGGATTGCAGCCGTGCGGCCTGTCGGCACGCGACACGCTTCGGCTCGAGGCAGGCATGCCGCTGTACGGCAACGAACTCTCTCGTGACGTTACCCCGGCGGGTGCCGGGCAGGGTCGGGTCGTCAAGCTCGACCACGAGTTTGTTGGCGCTCAGGCCCTTCGGTCCCACGGTGATCCCGCCACATCGCTGTACGGTCTCGTAGGAGAAGGCAGGCGAGCTGCTCGAGCGGGCTCACTAATACGTATCGACGGAGAGGACGTTGGGGAGATTACGTCCGGCGTGCTATCCCCAACGCTCGGGTACCCGATCGCGCTTGCGCTGCTGAAGCCAGGAATCGGCGAAGGCCAAGCCGTCGTCGCCGACGTGCGAGGTAAAGACCAACCCATGACCGTCACAGCGCTACCGTTTTACCAGAGCAACAACTAA
- the gcvH gene encoding glycine cleavage system protein GcvH, translated as MYPNDRKYSPDHEWLTETSPARVGITEFAATSLDEAVYVELPDVGDEVTAGEACGEIESVKSVSDLVAPASGTVTAVNEAVVDDPKLATDDPHGEGWLYELDVTAAGDDLMDSKAYRALITETK; from the coding sequence ATGTACCCCAACGATCGCAAGTACAGCCCGGACCACGAATGGCTGACGGAGACAAGCCCCGCACGGGTCGGAATCACCGAGTTCGCGGCCACCTCCCTCGATGAGGCCGTTTATGTTGAACTCCCCGACGTCGGTGACGAAGTCACGGCTGGAGAAGCCTGCGGAGAAATCGAATCGGTCAAGTCTGTATCCGACCTCGTCGCACCCGCCTCCGGAACGGTTACCGCCGTCAACGAAGCAGTCGTTGATGACCCGAAGCTCGCGACCGATGATCCGCACGGAGAGGGCTGGCTCTACGAACTCGACGTGACCGCCGCAGGAGATGACCTCATGGACTCTAAGGCCTACCGGGCACTGATCACGGAGACGAAATGA
- the gcvP gene encoding aminomethyl-transferring glycine dehydrogenase: MTEFLPRHIGTWGSDRQAMLAKVGVASLDELTDIALPHGLTRSATEGLPEAASEQQVLARLTELSEKNTVRTSMIGQGYYDTVTPAAIRRNILENPSWYTAYTPYQPEISQGRLEMLVNFQTVVSELTGMDIAGSSMLDEATAVAEAMLLANRVVKKRSTVLISPDVFDATRAVVQTRARAVDINLVESDFSEIDDTVAAIIIQYPGASGHLPELAELEEVTARAHEAGALVIVAADLLALTILASPGSWGADIVAGNSQRFGVPMAGGGPHAGFLAVKDAHKRQLPGRLVGVSKDADGSVAYRLALQTREQHIRREKATSNICTAQVLLAVTAAAYAVYHGPDGLKRIAETVHEHTVDLAKKLGSVGVPVNTTSFFDTIELEIPGGADRARRNLLAANITAWKVDESTIRLSCDETTTSDVIDEVVAALEDCGTQADMTGIDAGYPVSLTRDDDYLTHPTFHRYRTETLLMRYLKTLADKDYALDRGMIPLGSCTMKLNSAIEMSPITWPGFAKIHPFAPEADRVGYLELIDELESWLASATGYDAVSLQPNAGSQGELAGLLAIRKYHIARGEEDRRICLIPASAHGTNAASAVLAGFSVAVVATAPDGSVDLNDLDKKIEEAGDRIGAIMITYPSTHGIYEDSVGKVCAKVRDAGGQVYIDGANLNALVGVAAPGEFGGDVSHLNLHKTFAIPHGGGGPGVGPVAARSHLVPFLPSHPFTENKVTGSESAKRPGHGAVSQAPYGSAGILPISYAYILLMGGEGLRMATQSAVLAANYVAARLDKILPVLYRGPGGLVGHECIIDLRPLREETGITVDDVAKRLVDYGFHAPTMSFPVPGTLMIEPTESEDLGEIDRLCSALEKIHDEARSVSEGRWPADDNPLVNAPHTAASALVGEWNHSYSREEAVYPGVSDDALSDPAKLGTAVASKYWPPVRRVDGPYGDRNLACSCPPIDAYV; encoded by the coding sequence ATGACAGAATTTCTTCCCCGGCACATTGGAACGTGGGGGAGTGACCGTCAGGCCATGCTCGCCAAGGTCGGCGTTGCCAGCCTCGACGAGCTAACCGACATTGCCCTCCCGCACGGGCTCACGAGAAGCGCCACCGAGGGACTTCCCGAGGCGGCCTCCGAGCAACAGGTCCTCGCGCGGCTTACTGAGCTTTCGGAAAAGAACACGGTCAGAACCTCGATGATCGGGCAGGGTTACTACGACACCGTCACGCCCGCCGCGATCCGCAGGAACATTCTTGAAAACCCTTCCTGGTATACGGCATATACGCCCTACCAGCCCGAAATCAGCCAGGGCAGACTGGAAATGCTCGTCAATTTCCAGACCGTCGTCTCCGAACTGACCGGGATGGACATCGCGGGCTCCTCGATGCTCGACGAAGCAACGGCCGTTGCCGAAGCCATGCTGCTCGCCAACAGGGTTGTTAAGAAGCGCAGCACCGTCCTCATCTCACCCGACGTCTTTGACGCCACCCGCGCAGTGGTCCAAACCCGCGCTCGGGCCGTTGATATCAACCTTGTCGAATCCGACTTCTCCGAGATTGACGACACCGTCGCGGCGATTATCATTCAGTACCCCGGTGCATCTGGACATCTGCCCGAGCTCGCCGAACTGGAAGAAGTCACGGCACGCGCCCACGAGGCGGGAGCCCTCGTCATCGTTGCCGCCGATCTCCTCGCACTCACCATCCTGGCCAGCCCGGGAAGCTGGGGCGCAGACATTGTCGCCGGTAACTCCCAGCGATTCGGAGTGCCCATGGCCGGAGGTGGGCCACACGCAGGCTTCCTCGCCGTCAAGGACGCACATAAGCGGCAACTACCCGGACGCCTCGTTGGAGTATCCAAAGACGCAGATGGATCGGTCGCATATCGCCTCGCACTCCAAACCCGCGAACAGCACATCCGCCGCGAAAAGGCCACGTCCAACATCTGCACCGCCCAGGTCCTCCTCGCCGTGACGGCTGCCGCCTACGCCGTCTACCATGGGCCGGACGGGCTTAAGCGAATTGCCGAAACCGTACACGAACACACTGTGGACCTTGCCAAGAAGCTCGGTAGCGTCGGTGTGCCCGTGAACACCACCTCGTTCTTCGACACGATCGAACTTGAAATACCGGGCGGGGCCGACCGGGCACGCCGCAACCTCCTGGCCGCCAACATCACCGCCTGGAAGGTCGATGAATCCACCATCCGGCTCTCCTGCGACGAAACCACCACGTCGGACGTTATCGACGAGGTCGTAGCCGCGCTCGAAGACTGCGGGACGCAGGCGGACATGACCGGAATCGATGCCGGATACCCCGTCTCACTCACCCGTGACGATGACTACCTAACGCACCCGACGTTCCATCGGTACCGCACCGAAACCCTTCTCATGCGCTACCTCAAGACGCTTGCGGACAAGGACTATGCGCTCGACCGCGGCATGATCCCCCTCGGGTCGTGCACGATGAAGCTCAACTCGGCGATCGAAATGTCGCCAATCACGTGGCCCGGCTTCGCAAAGATCCACCCGTTTGCTCCCGAAGCGGACCGCGTTGGATATCTTGAACTCATCGATGAACTGGAAAGCTGGCTAGCCTCGGCCACCGGTTACGACGCGGTGAGCCTCCAACCGAACGCCGGATCACAGGGTGAGCTTGCCGGGTTGCTTGCGATCCGTAAATACCACATCGCCCGCGGGGAGGAAGATCGCCGGATCTGCCTGATCCCGGCATCGGCCCACGGCACGAATGCCGCGTCCGCGGTACTCGCTGGCTTCAGCGTCGCTGTTGTGGCCACCGCTCCCGATGGTTCCGTTGACCTTAATGATCTCGACAAGAAGATCGAGGAGGCCGGGGATCGGATTGGTGCGATCATGATCACATACCCATCCACGCACGGCATCTACGAAGATTCCGTCGGGAAGGTGTGCGCCAAGGTGCGCGATGCTGGGGGACAGGTCTACATCGACGGTGCCAACCTCAATGCTCTCGTCGGCGTTGCGGCGCCGGGCGAGTTTGGTGGCGATGTTTCCCACCTCAATCTCCACAAAACCTTTGCGATCCCGCACGGTGGTGGAGGTCCCGGCGTGGGACCGGTCGCCGCACGCAGTCACCTGGTTCCGTTCCTGCCTTCGCATCCGTTCACGGAGAATAAGGTGACGGGAAGCGAATCGGCGAAGCGCCCCGGTCACGGTGCCGTCTCGCAGGCCCCCTACGGTTCGGCAGGAATCCTTCCGATTTCCTACGCCTACATTCTCCTCATGGGAGGAGAGGGACTCCGGATGGCAACCCAGTCGGCGGTCCTCGCAGCAAACTATGTCGCCGCGCGCCTCGACAAGATCCTGCCGGTGCTCTACCGCGGACCGGGTGGCCTTGTTGGGCACGAATGCATCATTGACCTGCGGCCGCTCCGGGAGGAAACCGGGATTACCGTTGACGATGTTGCGAAGCGTCTCGTTGACTATGGCTTCCATGCCCCGACGATGTCGTTTCCGGTCCCCGGGACTCTCATGATCGAGCCAACCGAATCCGAAGACCTCGGGGAAATTGATCGGCTATGCTCGGCGCTCGAAAAGATTCACGACGAGGCTCGTTCCGTATCCGAGGGCCGCTGGCCCGCGGATGACAACCCGCTCGTCAACGCCCCGCACACGGCAGCTTCCGCTCTTGTGGGTGAATGGAATCACTCCTATTCGCGCGAAGAGGCTGTCTATCCGGGCGTTTCCGACGACGCGCTTTCCGACCCCGCAAAGCTCGGGACTGCGGTTGCCTCGAAGTACTGGCCTCCGGTCCGCCGGGTCGACGGTCCGTACGGAGATCGGAACCTCGCCTGCTCGTGCCCGCCGATCGATGCGTATGTATGA
- a CDS encoding RNA polymerase sigma factor produces the protein MSEATTASTPSTDAKGDGGTSARRTTARKTGTTKTAAKKAPAKTTAAKSTAAKTAKPAATKSAASKTTASKTAAKAPAKKAAPAAKKTTTRKTAAQKAAEAEKVVTPVEDSAEEVNSAVTPDLEGDDVEDVDDVEIEDEDEDLDEDADAEETDEDDDAKAKPVDADDEPSRRTMLHAEERSGQFVVKDSDNADEPAQRIHVAGATADPVKDYLKQIGKVALLTAEEEVELARRIEVGLYANYIITEDRDKIKDKAYERRLKWMVRDGQLAKNHLLEANLRLVVSLAKRYTGRGMLFLDLIQEGNLGLVRAVEKFDYTKGFKFSTYATWWIRQAITRAMADQARTIRIPVHMVEVINKLARVQRQMLQDLGREPTTEELAKELDMTEEKVIEVQKYGREPISLHTPLGEDGDSEFGDLIEDSEAVVPTDRVAHILLQEQIHQVLDTLSEREAGVITMRFGINDGQPKTLDEIGKKYGVTRERIRQIESKTMSKLRHPSRSQVLRDYLD, from the coding sequence GTGTCTGAAGCGACTACGGCAAGCACCCCGTCGACCGACGCGAAGGGAGATGGCGGCACGTCTGCGCGTCGTACCACCGCACGGAAGACGGGCACCACCAAGACCGCTGCGAAGAAGGCTCCTGCCAAGACCACCGCGGCCAAGTCCACAGCCGCAAAGACCGCGAAGCCCGCCGCGACCAAGTCCGCAGCATCAAAGACCACCGCGTCGAAGACGGCGGCTAAGGCGCCCGCGAAAAAGGCCGCTCCGGCCGCAAAGAAGACCACGACTCGCAAGACCGCGGCCCAGAAGGCTGCGGAGGCTGAGAAGGTCGTCACTCCCGTCGAAGACTCGGCTGAGGAAGTCAACTCCGCCGTCACGCCCGATCTTGAGGGTGACGATGTTGAAGACGTCGACGACGTCGAAATCGAAGACGAGGACGAAGACCTCGACGAAGATGCTGACGCGGAAGAGACCGACGAGGACGACGACGCCAAGGCGAAGCCCGTTGACGCCGATGATGAACCGAGCCGCAGGACGATGTTGCACGCGGAGGAGCGTTCCGGCCAGTTCGTCGTTAAGGACTCCGATAATGCAGACGAGCCGGCTCAGCGCATCCACGTTGCTGGCGCCACGGCTGACCCTGTCAAGGACTACCTCAAACAGATCGGTAAGGTCGCACTTCTGACTGCTGAGGAAGAGGTCGAGCTCGCCCGCCGTATCGAGGTGGGCCTCTACGCGAACTACATCATCACCGAGGATCGCGACAAGATTAAGGACAAGGCCTACGAGCGCCGCCTTAAGTGGATGGTGCGCGACGGTCAGCTCGCCAAGAACCACCTTCTCGAGGCAAACCTTCGTCTCGTCGTGTCACTCGCCAAGCGCTACACCGGCCGCGGCATGCTCTTCCTCGACCTCATTCAGGAAGGCAACCTGGGTCTCGTTCGCGCAGTTGAGAAGTTCGACTACACGAAGGGCTTCAAGTTCTCGACGTACGCAACCTGGTGGATCCGTCAGGCAATTACGCGTGCCATGGCGGACCAGGCCCGTACGATCCGTATCCCGGTCCACATGGTCGAGGTCATCAACAAGCTCGCCCGTGTTCAGCGCCAGATGCTTCAGGATCTGGGCCGCGAGCCCACGACGGAGGAGCTGGCAAAGGAACTCGACATGACCGAGGAAAAGGTCATCGAGGTCCAGAAGTACGGTCGTGAGCCGATCTCCCTCCACACGCCGCTCGGCGAGGATGGTGACTCCGAGTTCGGTGACCTCATTGAGGACTCCGAGGCGGTTGTCCCGACCGACCGCGTTGCCCACATCCTGCTCCAGGAGCAGATCCACCAGGTCCTTGACACGCTTTCTGAGCGTGAGGCAGGCGTTATTACGATGCGGTTCGGCATCAATGACGGTCAACCCAAGACGCTGGACGAGATCGGCAAGAAGTACGGCGTGACCCGGGAACGTATCCGACAGATCGAGTCGAAAACCATGTCGAAGCTCCGTCACCCGTCCCGGTCGCAGGTGCTCCGCGACTACCTTGACTAG
- a CDS encoding DUF7455 domain-containing protein, giving the protein MSTSVVEPMQLTAIDRCDACGARAYVRVELESGSLLFCGHHANQHLEKIAPTAKNVIDERSKLTEESTN; this is encoded by the coding sequence GTGAGTACATCAGTAGTAGAACCCATGCAGTTGACGGCCATCGACCGTTGCGACGCCTGTGGCGCGCGCGCCTACGTGCGCGTCGAACTTGAATCTGGCTCGCTGCTGTTCTGCGGACACCACGCGAACCAGCACCTCGAGAAGATCGCTCCCACAGCGAAGAACGTCATCGACGAAAGGTCGAAACTGACCGAGGAGAGCACAAACTAG
- a CDS encoding DNA gyrase/topoisomerase IV subunit B, producing MPEYTARHLSVLEGLEAVRKRPGMYIGSTDSRGLMHCLWEIIDNAVDESLEGHADRIGVTLLPDGSVVVEDNGRGIPVDEVPGVGLSGVEVVYTKLHAGGKFGGGSYAASGGLHGVGASVVNALSHRLDVEVDRDGKTHRMTFRRGEPGQYKDGRKPTPENPFTPFTKDSALEIKGKVAKKKTGTRVRFWPDPQIFPEGTKMDLDQILGRAKQTAFLVPGLTLVIRDERGEEAVEENYRYDGGVVDFVDDIAPDAAITHTLHIEGSGTFTETVQTLDKKSGHLVPKEMERTCRVDVALAWGQGYETTMKSFVNIIATPVGGTHVQGFEAGVTRALRKLIDNNTRRLKITAKDPKIEKEDIMAGLTAVVTVSLPEPQFEGQTKEILGTGPVRSIVNRVIGDGLMEILGSSKRSQRDETNRLLEKIVAEMRARVAARLHKEISRRKNALETSTMPAKLSDCRSEAVENTELFIVEGDSALGTAKLARNSEFQALLPIRGKILNVQKASPADILKNVEVSSIIQVIGAGSGRTFDLDVARYGKVILMTDADVDGAHIRTLLLTLFFRYMRPLVEAGRVYAAVPPLHRVDVIGRGKAKNEVIYTYSEAELNALLRKLEKQGRSYKEPIQRYKGLGEMDADQLAETTMDPTHRTLRRVSMADEESVKAAEEVFELLMGNEVAPRKEFIVEGSDDVDRARIDI from the coding sequence GTGCCTGAATATACCGCCCGACACCTGTCCGTCCTCGAAGGCCTCGAGGCGGTCCGTAAACGACCCGGCATGTACATTGGATCCACGGATTCCCGTGGTCTTATGCACTGCCTGTGGGAAATCATTGACAATGCCGTAGACGAATCGCTGGAAGGCCACGCTGACCGCATCGGCGTCACTCTGTTGCCCGACGGTTCTGTCGTCGTGGAAGATAATGGCCGAGGAATTCCCGTCGACGAGGTCCCCGGCGTGGGACTCTCCGGCGTCGAGGTCGTGTACACGAAGCTGCACGCGGGCGGTAAGTTCGGTGGCGGCTCCTACGCGGCCTCCGGCGGCCTGCACGGCGTCGGTGCGTCCGTCGTTAACGCACTGTCCCACCGGCTCGACGTTGAGGTCGATCGCGATGGAAAAACCCACCGGATGACATTCCGCCGGGGCGAGCCCGGCCAGTACAAGGATGGGCGCAAGCCCACCCCGGAGAACCCGTTCACACCGTTCACGAAGGACTCGGCTCTCGAAATCAAGGGCAAGGTGGCGAAGAAGAAAACCGGCACCCGGGTGCGCTTCTGGCCCGATCCGCAGATCTTCCCCGAGGGCACGAAGATGGACCTCGATCAGATCCTCGGCAGGGCCAAGCAGACCGCGTTCCTCGTTCCCGGTCTCACACTCGTGATTCGCGATGAACGGGGTGAGGAAGCCGTTGAAGAGAACTACCGTTACGACGGTGGTGTCGTTGACTTCGTCGATGACATTGCGCCCGATGCGGCGATTACCCATACGCTCCACATCGAGGGCAGCGGGACGTTCACGGAGACCGTGCAGACCCTCGACAAGAAGTCCGGTCACCTCGTTCCGAAGGAAATGGAGAGGACCTGTCGCGTCGACGTGGCTCTCGCGTGGGGGCAGGGCTACGAGACGACGATGAAGTCGTTCGTCAACATCATCGCTACCCCGGTGGGTGGCACTCACGTCCAGGGTTTCGAAGCGGGCGTCACGCGCGCTCTTCGTAAGCTCATCGACAACAACACGCGCAGGCTCAAGATCACGGCCAAGGATCCCAAGATCGAGAAGGAAGACATCATGGCGGGCCTGACCGCCGTCGTTACCGTCTCGCTACCGGAGCCGCAGTTCGAAGGACAGACGAAGGAAATCCTCGGAACGGGCCCCGTCCGTTCCATCGTTAACCGCGTAATCGGCGACGGCCTCATGGAGATCCTCGGGTCCTCCAAGCGCTCGCAGCGCGATGAGACAAATCGCCTGCTTGAGAAGATCGTGGCGGAGATGCGAGCGAGGGTTGCGGCGCGTCTTCACAAGGAGATCTCGCGCCGCAAGAACGCGCTCGAAACGTCAACGATGCCGGCAAAGCTGTCCGACTGCCGGTCCGAAGCAGTCGAGAACACCGAACTGTTTATCGTGGAGGGAGACTCGGCTCTTGGCACGGCAAAGCTGGCTCGCAACTCCGAGTTCCAGGCGCTCCTGCCGATCCGAGGAAAGATCCTCAACGTTCAAAAAGCATCTCCGGCCGATATCCTCAAGAACGTAGAAGTCTCTTCGATTATCCAGGTGATTGGCGCAGGATCGGGACGCACCTTCGACCTGGACGTGGCGCGCTACGGGAAGGTCATTCTCATGACCGACGCCGACGTTGACGGTGCCCATATCCGCACCCTGCTGTTGACCCTGTTCTTCCGGTACATGAGGCCACTGGTGGAAGCTGGCCGTGTCTACGCTGCGGTTCCGCCCCTTCACCGCGTCGATGTGATCGGCAGAGGGAAGGCAAAGAACGAGGTCATCTACACGTACTCGGAAGCCGAGCTCAATGCGCTTCTCAGAAAGCTGGAGAAGCAGGGTCGTTCCTACAAGGAACCCATTCAGCGCTACAAGGGTCTTGGCGAGATGGACGCGGACCAGCTGGCAGAGACAACGATGGATCCCACGCACCGAACTCTCCGTCGCGTGTCCATGGCCGACGAAGAATCGGTGAAGGCGGCCGAAGAAGTCTTCGAGCTCCTCATGGGCAACGAGGTAGCCCCGCGCAAGGAATTCATTGTTGAAGGCTCGGACGATGTTGACCGGGCAAGGATTGATATTTAG